GGGCGCGAGGTAGGCGGCGGTGCCGGCCTGGGCCTCGTGCTCGGGCTCGGGCTCGGTGACCACGCGCGCCAGCCCCCAGTCGACCACGTAGACCTCGCCGAACTCGCCGATCATGATGTTGGCGGGCTTGAGGTCGCGGTGGAGCACGTCGTGGCGGTGCGAGTAGGCCAGCGCCTGGCACACCGCCAGGAACGGCCGCACCAGCGCCAGCCGCGCGGCGAGGTCGGTGGCGTCGGTCAGCACCTCGGCCAGCGAGCGCCCGCGCACCAGCCGCATCGCGTAGTAGGCGCGCCCGTCGGGCCCGACCCCGGCGTCGTAGATCGGGATGATCGACGGGTGCTCGAGCCGCGCGGTGATCGCGGCCTCCCGCGCCAGCCGGATCGCGGCGTCGGTGTCGTCGGGCTCCGCCAGGATGCGCTTGACCGCGACCTCGCGCCCGAGCCGCCGGTCGTGCGCGACCATGACCGTGCCCATGCCGCCGGTGCCGGCGAGCTCGACGTCGCGGTAGCGGTCGTCGGCGTCGACCGCGAACGGGTGCGCGTCCGCGCGCGGGGCCGGGCCGCGCGGCTCGCTCCAGCCGGCGCCCGAGCGCTGGTCGTCGCGGTCACGTCCGATCGTCAACCTGGTCTCCGTCGTACAGCTCGAGCGCGAGCTGACCGGCGCCGTCGGAGCGGACCAGCTCGCGGACCTTGAGCTCGCGCAGCCGCGCGCGCAGCCGCCCGAGCGCGACGTCCCAGCGGTGGCGCAGCGCGAGCACGTCGGCCTCGTCGGACCAGACCCCGCGCGCCAGCACCTCCCAGCTGGTCGGCCCCTGGCACGCGACCAGCTCCGACAGGATCCGCGCGCCGGTGCCGCCGATCGTCACGATCTCGCGGTTGCGGCGGTGCACCTGGACCGAGTCGTAGAACGCCACCAGCCGCAGCGGCTCGGCGGTAGCGCCGCCCGCGACCGTCGCCGACGGGCCGGCCTCGCCGATCGGCACCGCCACCAGCGTGAAGCGCACGCCGTCGACCTCGAAGCTGTCGCCGGGCGCGACCCGCTGCGGCGCCCGCCCGCGCAGGCGCAGGCGCCAGGCGTCGCCGCTCGACCACAGCTCGGCGTGGGCGTCGCGCTCGACCCGGGCGACGATCCGCGGCGGTGAATCGACGACGCTCGCGACCTGCGACAGGATCCGCGTGGCCTGCCCGGGCGCGCGCAGGCCGAGCAACGCCGCGGGCATCACCACCGCCTCCACCACGACCGCCAGCTCGTCGGCCAGGCCGATCTCCAGCCCCGGCCGCAGCACGACGTCGTTGACCGGCTTGCCCCCGACCACCAGCAGGCGCCGCAGCGACAGCAGGTGTAGCTCGCCGTGGCGCAGGCTCACGAACGCGTGCGCCTCCGAAACCCGCGGATCGTCGATCATCGCGGCGGCGTTGGGCGTGCGGCCGAGGAGATCGCCGGGCCCGACCTCGACGCACTGCCCACCGGGTAGGCGCAGCGTGGCGCAGGTGCGCATCGACCCTACTGTGGCACGGCCATCCGGGGTCAGCGTGCGTGGCTGGAGTCGAGTCGATCGCATGGGAGTGCAACGCCGGACCAGCCGCGACTCACCTCACCGATCTCTCACACGGGGGTTGATCGCGCCCGCGCTCGGTGGATCTCGGATCAGGACGCTCCCGAGCCCGCGCCGTCCAGGCGCCGATCAGCGGTCGGTCGACATGGCGGCCGCGCTCAGGCGCCGATCAGCGCTCGGTCGACATGGCGGCCGCGCTCAGGGCGTCGGCCAGCGCCAGCGCCTCGGCCGGCGTGCTCTCGATCCGGACCCCGCCGGGGAGCATCAGCGTCACCGCGCGCCGCCCGTGGACCAGCACGATCACGTCGCGCCCGAACGGGACCGTCACGCTGCGCTCCATCGGCGCCGCCAGCGGCGGGATCACGGGGATCTCGGGGTCGCTGCCCAGGCCGAAATTCGTGGGCGGCGCGGTGCTCGAGCGGCGGGCCGTCACGACCTGCGTCCGCTCGCGCGAGTGCACCCGGTACTTCGTGCCCTCGTCTTGGCTCACCTGACTGTTGTACCGAGCCCCGCAGGAGGCGTCGCCGCGCTCTGGGTATCCGGTGAGGTAGCGACCGGCCGGACTGGTGATCGTCCGTACCCCCGGTACAGCGACCGCGGCCGCCGCGTGTGCTGCGGTACCGACGCTACCGGCTGAGCCGCACGGTGGCGGTGAACAGCGACAGCCCGAGCAAGCCGGCGAGGACGTTTGCGATGACGACGATCATGGTTTCTTCGATCGTAGGCAGGTGTCGGCGGCGGGTAAAGAAAACCGCCAGATGAGCCGCTTGTAGCCGTGGCCCGCGCGGGCGGTCAAGGCGTGGTGCCACCGTTCGCCAGGACCCCCAGGCGGCCGATCTCGAACGGCCCGTTGGGGCCGACCATCGGGTCGGCGGCCGTGGCCTCGACGCTGTAGAGCAGGTAGGTGGCGGCCGGGCCGTCGTCGTCGACCAGCTGCACCACGCCCGGGGCCAGCTCCTGGCGGTGGTCGAGGAACGCCGACACCCGATCGACCACCGGCCCGTACGGCCACGGGACCAGCGCCGCCGGATCGTCGACGGTCGCGGCGGCGTACCCGATCGAATAGTTGGGCGGGATCGCGACGTCCATCCCGAACTGCTGCGACTCGGCGCTCTCGCGGCCGAAGCCGCTGAACCACAGGCGCAGGGCCGGGCCGCCAGGGCCGTCGGTGACCGCGGCGTGGGGGCTGCGCAGCGCGGCGACCGCGTCCCAGAACGGCGCCCGCGGCGCGCCCGGCGCGACCGTGACCTCGGCCGGCGTCAGCACCACGCCGCGGCCCGTCAGCGTCGCGGCGACCGCACCGGTGGCGAGCTCGATCGCGCCGCCGCGCTCGAAGTAGACCGCGGCCGTGCCGTCGGGCAGCGCCACCGCCGACGGCGCGTGGATCGCCGCGGGGCCGACCCCGCCGGTGAGGACCACCTGCCCGGCCCCGAAGCTGACGCCGTCGGTGGAGGTCGCGACCTTGATCGCCGCGCCGTCGCCGCTCTCGTAGTAGAGCGCCCAGCCGGTGGCGGTGGCCACCAGCGACGGCGCGTGCGCGGCGCCGGCGTCCTCGAGCACCGGCCGGGCCGGATCGAACCGGAACTGGACGCCGTCGCGCGAGGTCGCGCGCCAGATCGAGCGCTGGGTCGGCTGGGCCTCGGCGCCGACCTCGAGGTACAGGATCACGCGCAGGCCGTCGGTGGCCGCCACCGCGAACGGCTCGGCCACCACCCGCGGGACCCGCTGGACGTGGCAGCTCTCCGAGCCCGTGCACTCGCCGTCGACGGCGCAGTCGTCGGTGACGCAGAAGTTCCGGCTCGAGCAGACCTCGCCGGTCTGGCACTCGCTCGAGGTCGCGCACCGACCGCGGCAGGTGCCGTTGCTGCACTCCTCGCCGGGCGCGCAGGCGCCGGCGTCGCTGCAGGCCAGATCGCAGCGGTGCTGGCTGAACGTGCACACGCGATCGGCGGCGCAGTCCGACGCGGTCGCGCAGTACGGCACGGTGCAGCGGCCGCACACGCACGCCTCGCGCGAGCGGCAGTCGCCGTCGTCGGCGCACGGCGCCTCGATCTGGCTGCGATCGAAGCAGAAGCCGCCGGGCGCGGCCGCGACCGGCCCGAGGAACTGGTTGCCCAGGCACACCGGGGCCGGGCCCAGATCCCGCCACGGCGCGACGCCGTCGCCGGTGCGGGCGCCGCTGAACGGCTCCTCGGACGCGAAGCCGCAGGCCGCCAGCGCCAGCGTGAGCCCCACCGGGACCGCGACGAGGATGCGCATCAGAACCTCACCGTGGTGGTCAGGGTGGCGTGGACCACGTCGCCGCCCGACGAGAACGCCTGGCCGGGGAACAGGTCGACCTGCTTCTGCGTCAGGCGATCCTCGAGGTGCTGCCATTGCAGGCCGAGATCCACGTCGATCGGCCGGGTCAGGATCGGCCGGCCGTCGCGGATCGTGACGCCGACGCCGGCGGCGAGCTGCAGCCGGTCACCGTCGGCGTAGCTGGTGAGGCCGACCTGCGGCGGCACCGGCGACGGCAGGAACGCCGCGCCGGCCCGGGCCGCGACGTCGAGCCGCGCGCCCTGGTGGCGGTACTCGGTGCCGAGGCGGACGCTGACGGTGTCGGTGAAGTCGGGCGCCGGGGTCGCGGTCGAGACCAGCGGCGGCGTGATGTCGAGCGCCACCAGCACGTCGAGCGACGGCGGCGCCGGGAACGCCGACCACTGCTGCCAGGTCAGCTCGGCGTCGACGGTCCAGGCCGGCAGCACGTCGACCGCGATCGCGCCGGTGATCCGGGCCGGCGTGAAGTAGTCGCTGGCCCGCAGCGCCACCAGCGCGTCGCCGGTGACGACCCCGGCCACCTCGACGTTGGCGAGGATGTCGAGCGCGAGGTCGAGCGACAGCTGGCCGCGGTAGGTCACCGCCGCGCGCACGCGCGGGTGCGGCCGCAGCCACAGCCCGACCAGCGGCGCCACCCGCGGCGGCAGCTCGACGTCGAGCTCGGCCCGGCCGACCTTGGCGCCGGCGACGACGCCGACGTCGAAGACGATCTTGTTGCTGCGCGCGTCGGCCAGGAGCGACGCGCCGACGCCGAACGCCAGCTTGTCGGCGTGGGCCACCGCCGCGACCGGCTCGACCACCACGCGGGCGTCGTTGTCGAGCAGCAGGAACCGCGGCTCGGTGATCGGCGCCAGGCGGATGCGCGCCAGGTACTGATCGGGCAGGTACAGGCCCAGGCCGACGCCGAGCGTGAGCTCGGGCGTGAGCGGGATCGGCACCGCCAGGCCGATCGAGGTGCCGTGGACCGGCTCGACGCCGGCGTCGCGGCCGTCGAGGGCCAGGCCCATCCAGCCCGCGCTCCAGCCGATCGTCACCTCGGGGTGCTTGGCCAGCGCGACGCCGCCGGGCTGGTGGTGCGCGGCCGCGGCGCCGGTCGCGGTCGCGGTCACCGCGCCGCCCTGCCCGGCCGCGGCGCCGCCGAGCCCGAACTGCTCGAGCGGATCGGCCGCGGCCACCGCCGGCAGCGCCAGCAGCGCCGCCGCCGCGAGCGCGCGCGCGGTCACAGGCCGACCTCGACGGTGAGCCCGCCCGAGAACACCTGGCCGCCCGAGTCGATGCGCGGATAGCCGGGGTTTCCGATCTGCGCCCCCTGCGTGGCCGGCGCCTGGGGATCGTCGGTGACCTCGTCGCGCAGGCCGTCGAACGTGCCGCCCTCGACGCCGGTCGCCAGGATCGTCTTGGTCAGCGTCCGCGCGCCCAGCACCTGGGCCTGCGCGTGGATCGAGATGACCATCGGCTTGCCCGCGATCGCGCGCGGCCAGGCGTGGGCCAGGCCCAGGCCGATCGTGTGCTTGGGGCCGTCGAGCAGGTTGGTCACGCCCGGCTGCGACGCGGGCACCGGCGAGGTCTCGAACCCGTAGCCGGCGCGGCCGATCAACGCCGGGCCGAGCGCGACGTCGCCGCCGAGCCGGATCGACACGGTGTCCTGCCACGGCACCGACGGCAGCTCGGCCGCCAGCGGCCCCACCAGCGGCAGCGCGCTGCCGACCTTGACGAACGGGCCCGGGTAGCTCGACCAGCGCGCGTACCCGAGATCGAGGTGGATCGCGCCGCCGGGCGGACGCCAGGTCGCGCCGAGCGCCACCTGGTGCGGCGAGAACTGGCTGGTGGCCTGCAGATCGAGATCGATCGGCTCGCCCGCGACCTCGGTCTCGGCCACGGTCGAAAACGGCACCTCGAACCGCTGCCGGTACACCGCCGCGACCGCCAGATCGGCGCGCGGCCGCCAGCGCGCGCCGGCGACCAGTCGCGCCACCGCTGGCACGATCTCGTCGACGCGGGCCTCGAGCGCCCGGGTCGCGCCCTCGCCGGCCTCGATGCCACCGCCGAGCCCGGCCAGGAAGTTCGCGGCGACGCCGACCTCGATCGTGTCGGTGACGCGCACGCCCACGCCGGGCACCACGACCAGCCGCTCGCTGCGGCCCTGGTAGTACGGGAAGAACGGCTGGTCGGGGAACTGCGCGGTGATGCGGACGATCGATGTCGGCAGCACGTACATGCCGAGCCCGAGGCCGATCCGGCCCGCCAGCGGCCCGCCCAGCGGCGCCGGCAGCGTGACCCCGAACAGGCCGCCGCCGGGCTGCGCCAGGGGCGTGCGCCGATCGTTGATCCGCAGGTTCGACACCGCGCCCAGCACGCCGGTCGTGAGCGTGCGGCGCCCGGCGGCAAGCCCGGCCGGGTTCATCCAGGTCGCGGCCATGTCGTCGACGTCGGCGATGCCGGCGCCAGCGTGGGCGGCGTGGCGGCTGCCGAAGCCGAACAGCTCGATCGGGTTGGCGACGGCGGGCGCGGCCCGGCCCGCGGTGACGAGGCCCGCCACCACGGCGATCCGGCGCAGCCTGCCCATCCGGCGCATCGAGCCCGAATATCATCGACCACCCCCGCCGGGCCAGCGTGATCGCGGTCGACGACAGCCCGGGGCCGCGGTGGTAGGTTGATCGGATGCGGTCCGCCCATGGTCCTGGCCTCGCCGTGGCGCTCGCGCTTTTCGGCTGCGGCGCCGACGGCGGCGGCGGCTCCGTCGACGCCCGGGTGTTCGGCGAGCAGTGCCAGCCCGGCGGCACCTTCGCCCTCGACGGCCGGGCCGCGGTGCTCGGCACGCTCAACGTCCACGTCAACGCCTCGGGCCTGGTCGAGGTCGACACCACCGCCGAGCTGTTGATCGCCCTCGACATCGACCAGACCGGCACCGCGGTCGCGGTCCGGGCCGAGGCCTGCGCGATCGAGATCCCGGCGATCCCGATCGCCGGCCAGGACCGGCCGATCCGGTTCGAGGTCCCGGCGACGACCGTCGCGTCGGTGGCCGGCGTGTCCGGCACCGGCTCCCTGACCTCGGCCGACGCGACCTGCGCGACGCTCGCGACCGAGCGCCTGACCTTGGTGATCGGCGCGATCCTCGATCCCGCGACCGCCGCCACCGCGCCCTTGCCCGAGGCTGACAGCGCCGGCGCGTTCCGGTTCTGCCCGCCGTCGGCCGACACCACCTGCGACCTGGCGATCGGCGTCAACTGCGCGTGCGATCAAGAGGCCGACGCCAAGCCCGGCGCGACGCTCCTGGCCTACGACGTGCCCGCGGTGAACCTCGACGAGGTCTACGTCGCGCTGCGCACCCAGTTCGCGCTGACCGGCGAGGTGTTCTCGTCGGACCTGATCCTCGGCGAGATCGACGCGTCGATCCAGCAGGGCATCCTCGGCTGCCACCTGGCGACCGGCGGGCCGTGCACCCCGGCGCAGGTCGGCGCGGTCAAGAACCTGAACCCGGTGATCACCCAGCAGCCGGGCAACCCGTCGACGTTCCGGGCCGTGCGGGTGCCGACCGACGCGACCTGCGCCGACGTGATCGCCCAGCGCGACACGCTGTTCCCGCGCTGAGTTTCAGTCCTCGCGGGTCTTGCGCAGCGCGCCGGCCAGCGGATCGGCCCGGTCCTCGGGCCGCACGCCCAGCCCGTCGGCCTCACGGTCGCCCTCGTAGGGATCGCGGCCGTAGGCGTCGCGCACGAGGACCTCGCGCTCGGGCTGCGGGTGGACCGGCGCGGGCGCGTCGTCGGCGGTGGCCTCCTCGGGCGGCGGGTCCGGCGCGGCGGGGGCCGTCGGGATCGGTAGGGTCGGGGTCTGGTCCGGCATGCGTGC
The sequence above is a segment of the Myxococcales bacterium genome. Coding sequences within it:
- a CDS encoding outer membrane protein transport protein gives rise to the protein MTARALAAAALLALPAVAAADPLEQFGLGGAAAGQGGAVTATATGAAAAHHQPGGVALAKHPEVTIGWSAGWMGLALDGRDAGVEPVHGTSIGLAVPIPLTPELTLGVGLGLYLPDQYLARIRLAPITEPRFLLLDNDARVVVEPVAAVAHADKLAFGVGASLLADARSNKIVFDVGVVAGAKVGRAELDVELPPRVAPLVGLWLRPHPRVRAAVTYRGQLSLDLALDILANVEVAGVVTGDALVALRASDYFTPARITGAIAVDVLPAWTVDAELTWQQWSAFPAPPSLDVLVALDITPPLVSTATPAPDFTDTVSVRLGTEYRHQGARLDVAARAGAAFLPSPVPPQVGLTSYADGDRLQLAAGVGVTIRDGRPILTRPIDVDLGLQWQHLEDRLTQKQVDLFPGQAFSSGGDVVHATLTTTVRF